The genomic DNA CGAGGAACTCGCCAAGGTGGCCAACCAGTTGGCGGTGGGCGCCTCGATGGACGACGCGCTGAGCGAGCTGGCGGACCGCCTCCCGTCCCGCGAACTCGTCGTCCTGGTAACCACATTGGTGCTCTCCAACAGGGCGGGCGGCCAGGTGGTCAGCGCCCTGCGCAACCTCACGGAGACCCTGGAGGAACGCAAGGAGACCCGCCGCGAGGTCCGCACCCAGCTCTCCCAGGTCAACATGACGTCGTACGCCGTCCCGGCGATGGGCGTGGGCGCCCTCTTCCTGATGAACGGCGTCAAACCCGGCGCCCTGGAGAAGATGACGGGCTCCCCGATCGGCCAGGCCTGCGTGATCATCGCGTTCGGGCTGTACGCGGTGGGCTTCATCCTCATCCGCCGCCTGTCCCGCATCGACGTCTGAGGGGAGGAGGACAGACATGGTGGCACTCGTCCTCGGACTGGCCATGGGCCTCAGTGTGTGGGGCATCTTCGCGGGCATCCGCATGTACCGCGCGGACGTGAAACTGCCGAGCGACCTGGTCCTGGCCCTGGAGGTCGGCGCGACCCGCACGGGCGCGGTCGACTCCCTCATCGACCGCATGGGCATGCGCTACGCCCCGGCGGTCCTGCGGCTGATGGGCCCCAAGCTGGTCGCCAAGTACCGCCGCAGGATAGACCTCGCGGGCAACCCCGGCGGCCTGACCATCGACCGCTACGCGGCCCGCCGCGCGGTCTACGGCTTCCTCGGCGGCTTCGGCGGTCTGCTGATGCTGCTGGAGGGGCACTACATCGTCGCGATCATCCTGTTCGCCTTCGCCGCGTTCTGGACGGAGGTCGGCATCTGGTCGGCGATCCGCATCCGCCGGGACGTGATCGAACGGACCCTGCCGGACTTCTTGGACGTGCTGGCGGTGGTGGTGAGCGCGGGGCTGGGCTTCCGCCAGGCGCTCGACCGGGTGGCGTCGAAGTACGAGGGCCCGTGGGCGGACGAACTCCGCATCACGCTACGGCAGATGGACCTCGGCATGAGCCGCCGCGCGGCCTTCACGGAACTGCGCCGCCGCAACGACAGCGAGCAAGTGGCCATGTTCGTCACGGCGTTGCAGCAGGGCGAGGAGCTGGGCGCGCCGATCGTCGACACGCTGGTGTCCCTGGCCAAGGACATGCGCCGCACGGACGCGCAGAACGCGCGGCGGAAGGCGGCGCGGGCGGTCCCCAAGGCCACCATGATGATCACCACGTTCATGGTCCCGGCCACGATGCTGCTCCTCGGCGCGGGCCTCCTCCTCGGCTCCGGCACGGACTTCAGCACGATCACGGGCAAGTAAGCGGGAACGGGAACGGGGGTGACTTGAACGATGGCGACCACGGAGGGACGCGAACGCACGCGACTGCTGCGCCGGCGACCCAGGCCGACGGAGATCACGACACCACCGGCCGGGACGGTGCTGCCGGACCATGTGCGGTCGGGGGCGACGGACATTCCGGTGACGTCGGTGACGCCGGCGTTGCCGGAGGGATGGGCGCGAGCAAGCTCCACCCCGGCGAGGCTGCCGGGGATACCGGCGCAGCCGGGGGCGGAAGGACCGGGGGCGGCAGGGCCGGCCGCCGACGGTGAAGGCGCCCCACAGGGGCCACCGTCACCTGACGACGAAAGCCGCACGGGCGGTGCGGGCGGTGTGGGTGGTGCGGGCGGTGCGGGCGGGAAAACGATCCCGGCCGGAGGCCGGGGAGTGGCTCTCCCCATCCAGATCAGCGCCCTACAGGCAATGTGCCGGCAGGTCTTCGGCTTCCGCCTCGCGATGATCGCCCTGGCCGCCCCCTCCGCCCTCCTCAACGCCACCCCAGGCGTGGCCACCCGCCTGGTGGGCGCAGCCGTAGTGGTCACCTTCATGGCCTCCTACGTCCTGTTCAGAGACTGGGAACGCTTCGGCCCGGTCCTCCTCCGCCACCCCTCCCTCCTCGCCCTGGACACCCTCTTCGGCTCCCTCCTCCTGATCTCGGCAGGGCCCACCAGCACGCTCGCGTACGTCAGCGTCTGCACCCCCCTCCTCGCCGGCATCGTCTACGGCTGGCGAGGCGCCGCCGCCTTCGCGAGCCTCCAGGCGCTGATCCTGCTGCTGGCGCAGACCGTCGCGGCCGACGCCCACAAGGTCGTGGCGCAGACCGTCCTGCTCCCCGGCCTGTGCGTGATCGCCGGCGCGGTGGGAGTGACCCTGCGCAAACTGATGCTCCGCTTCGGCGAGGCCACGACCGCCTTGACGACGGTCCAGGCCCGACTGGCCGTGACGGAGGCGGTAGGAGCGGAACGAGCCCGCCTGGCACGCGAGTTGCACGACTCGGTGGCCAAGACCCTGCACGGTGTGGCGCTCGCGGCGGACGGCCTGGCCGGTTCGGCGGGCGCGGAGCACATGAACCCGACCCTGATCAGACAGCAGGCGGAGCTGGTGGCCCGCTCGGCGCGCAGGGCGGCCGCGGAGTCCCGGGAACTCCTGGCGGACCTGCGGCGCGAGTCCAACCCGGCCGAGGGCACCGACGTACTCGTGGAACTGGCCGCCCGCACAAGGGACTTCAGCACCAGGACCGGCCTGCCCACGACCTACCGCCCGACGGGCGAACACGGCGTACCGCCGGTCCCGCCCGCCGTGGCCCGTCAGCTCCTCACCATCGCGACGGAGGCGATGGAGAACGCCCACCGCCACGCGACCCCGACCAAGCTCGACGTGGAGGCAGGGGTCCACGACGACCTCCTGCGCATCAGCGTCTACGACGACGGCCGCGGCCTGCCCGCCGGCACCACCCTGGAACAACTGCGCAGGGCAGGCCACTTCGGCCTGGTCGGCATGGTCGAACGGGCGGCGTCGGTCGGCGCCCGTATCCGCATCGGCCGGGGCGGCCACGACACGGGCACCGAGGTCCGCCTCGAACTGCCCCTGGAAGCCCTGACGACAGCGAAGACGTAACACCACGCATCACGCACCACGCACCACGCACACGTACGAAGACAAGCGCGACGACGATGACCCGAGAGGAGGCAGCCATGCCGGACCACACGACGCCCCACCCCGGCGCGCCGCAGCCGCCACCGAACCCGTTCCCCGACTTCCCGCAGCCCGCCCCGACTTCGGT from Streptomyces sp. NBC_01478 includes the following:
- a CDS encoding DUF5936 domain-containing protein — encoded protein: MVALVLGLAMGLSVWGIFAGIRMYRADVKLPSDLVLALEVGATRTGAVDSLIDRMGMRYAPAVLRLMGPKLVAKYRRRIDLAGNPGGLTIDRYAARRAVYGFLGGFGGLLMLLEGHYIVAIILFAFAAFWTEVGIWSAIRIRRDVIERTLPDFLDVLAVVVSAGLGFRQALDRVASKYEGPWADELRITLRQMDLGMSRRAAFTELRRRNDSEQVAMFVTALQQGEELGAPIVDTLVSLAKDMRRTDAQNARRKAARAVPKATMMITTFMVPATMLLLGAGLLLGSGTDFSTITGK
- a CDS encoding sensor histidine kinase yields the protein MATTEGRERTRLLRRRPRPTEITTPPAGTVLPDHVRSGATDIPVTSVTPALPEGWARASSTPARLPGIPAQPGAEGPGAAGPAADGEGAPQGPPSPDDESRTGGAGGVGGAGGAGGKTIPAGGRGVALPIQISALQAMCRQVFGFRLAMIALAAPSALLNATPGVATRLVGAAVVVTFMASYVLFRDWERFGPVLLRHPSLLALDTLFGSLLLISAGPTSTLAYVSVCTPLLAGIVYGWRGAAAFASLQALILLLAQTVAADAHKVVAQTVLLPGLCVIAGAVGVTLRKLMLRFGEATTALTTVQARLAVTEAVGAERARLARELHDSVAKTLHGVALAADGLAGSAGAEHMNPTLIRQQAELVARSARRAAAESRELLADLRRESNPAEGTDVLVELAARTRDFSTRTGLPTTYRPTGEHGVPPVPPAVARQLLTIATEAMENAHRHATPTKLDVEAGVHDDLLRISVYDDGRGLPAGTTLEQLRRAGHFGLVGMVERAASVGARIRIGRGGHDTGTEVRLELPLEALTTAKT